One Polynucleobacter necessarius genomic window, GCCCTCAATATTTCATGCGATGGCGCTGCTGCTCAAGAAATCTCTAAACAGTTCGTTGAGATATTAATTGCTCCAAGCTTTAGCGAAGAGGCAAAAGCCATTTTTGCTGCCAAACAAAATGTTCGCCTCTTAGAAATTCCGCTAGGTAATGCCTTTAATACTTTTGACTTTAAACGCGTTGGTGGCGGTTTGCTAGTTCAATCACCTGATGCAAAAAATGTTTTACAAAGTGAAATGCGCGTAGTAAGTCAGCGTCAACCGACCCCCAGTGAAATGAATGACATGATGTTTGCTTGGCGTGTTGCTAAATTTGTTAAATCCAATGCCATTGTTTATTGCGCTAACGGCATGACACTTGGCATTGGTGCAGGCCAAATGAGCCGCGTTGACTCTGCCCACATGGCAAGCATCAAAGCGGAAAACGCTGGGTTAAGTCTTCAGGGTTCGGCCGTAGCGAGCGATGCATTCTTTCCGTTCCGCGATGGCTTAGATGTCGTGGTTAATGGTGGCGCAAGTTGCGCTATTCAGCCTGGCGGAAGTATGCGGGACGATGAAATTATTGCAGCAGCCAATGAACATGGTATTGCCATGATCTTTACTGGCACCCGCCACTTCCGTCATTAAACAATTCATTAAAAGACGACCCCCATAACTCATGCGCTGGATTGGAATTGACCCTGGCTTACGGACAACGGGTTTTGGCATCATCGATGTTGATGGCCAAAAACTGACTTACGTAGCTTCTGGAACCATTGAGAGCGGTGATCCTGCCAATGGCTTGCCAGAGCGCTTAGGTACTCTCTATGCGGGGGTTAAAGAAGTTTTGGAAACCTACCATCCTACCTCGGCTGCAATCGAAGAGGTTTTTCTGAACGTCAATCCAAGATCTACGCTGATGCTAGGGCAAGCAAGGGGCGCTGTCATCGCCGCACTTGTTTCAGAAAGACTACCAGTTGCCGAATACAGCGCTCTACGCGTGAAGCAAGCCATCGTAGGCACTGGTAGAGCCGCTAAACCGCAAGTACAAGAAATGGTGAAACGCTTATTACGCCTAAGTCGCGCTCCAGGGGCTGACGCCTCTGATGCTCTCGGCGTTGCGATCTGCGCGGCACACCACGCTCAAATTCCAAAATCAATAAGCTCTGCACTGGCCACCAAGAAACCTCGGAAGTAAAAAACGGCGTGACAGGTTAAGATCACTACATGATAGGTCGCATTCAAGGAATTCTCATCTCCGTTCATCCGCCACGCCTCTTGGTCGATTGCCAAGGTATTGGCTATGAAGTGGACGTGCCAATGAGCACCTTGTATCAACTGCCTCAAGCAGGGCAAAAAATCACCTTGCT contains:
- the ruvC gene encoding crossover junction endodeoxyribonuclease RuvC, with protein sequence MRWIGIDPGLRTTGFGIIDVDGQKLTYVASGTIESGDPANGLPERLGTLYAGVKEVLETYHPTSAAIEEVFLNVNPRSTLMLGQARGAVIAALVSERLPVAEYSALRVKQAIVGTGRAAKPQVQEMVKRLLRLSRAPGADASDALGVAICAAHHAQIPKSISSALATKKPRK